A genomic stretch from Tamandua tetradactyla isolate mTamTet1 chromosome 15, mTamTet1.pri, whole genome shotgun sequence includes:
- the LOC143656801 gene encoding serine protease 44-like: protein MAFPGGSLGLLLWLLLLQPRLREARAGGSEAAGGWAQLSAPPLSSGGRRGEEPGANRQKLPLGGAPRPSRAPESRGITESPYSPEFAPVDPNSYRAVETRNSRLRPAITGPPPIASGCGRRLSRIVGGQPAAEKKWPWQVSLQIRDTHVCGGSLIHHQWVMTAAHCIFGHFEYTVKIGDTHVKHESATAVAVPVRDIVVHKYYNSIGAISNDIALALLDFPVNYSAHIQPVCLPEKSFQLQSDKKCWVTGWGKRDESEPPSSAPEDLQEAEQNIMFHEKCNEILQEKLSSSTTLVKKGAICGYSNKGKDSCQGDSGGPLVCEFNETWIQVGIVSWGVGCGRKGFPGVYSDVSFYRAWLTSQLSQASSLDAVAFFILCLCLVLPLGILVTP from the exons ATGGCGTTCCCGGGCGGCTCCCTGGGGCTCCTGCTCTGGCTGCTGCTCCTTCAGCCCCGGCTCCGCGAGGCCCGCGCGGGCGGGTCGGAGGCGGCGGGCGGGTGGGCGCAGCTCTCggcccctcctctctcctcagGCGGCCGCCGCGGCGAGGAGCCCGGAGCGAACAGGCAGAAGCTGCCCCTTGGAGGGGCTCCGCGACCCTCGCGAGCCCCCGAATCCAGGGGGATCACGGAATCCCCCTATTCACCTGAGTTCGCCCCAGTTGACCCCAATTCCTACAGGGCGGTGGAAACCAGAAATTCAAGATTACGACCTGCGATCACAGGGCCACCGCCAATCGCTTCAG GATGTGGCCGTCGGCTTTCGAGGATAGTTGGTGGGCAGCCGGCTGCCGAGAAGAAGTGGCCCTGGCAGGTGAGCCTGCAGATCCGAGATACACACGTATGCGGAGGCTCCCTCATCCACCATCAGTGGGTAATGACGGCGGCCCACTGCATATTTGG ACATTTTGAATACACGGTGAAGATAGGAGACACACATGTGAAACATGAGTCTGCTACAGCGGTTGCGGTTCCAGTCCGAGACATCGTTGTCCACAAATATTATAACTCCATTGGAGCCATCTCAAACGACATTGCTCTCGCTCTGCTCGACTTCCCTGTGAACTACTCCGCACACATCCAGCCTGTGTGCCTCCCTGAAAAGTCTTTCCAGTTGCAAAGTGATAAGAAGTGCTGGGTAACTGGATGGGGCAAACGAGATGAATCAG AGCCACCGAGTTCAGCACCAGAAGATCTTCAGGAGGCTGAGCAAAATATTATGTTCCATGAGAAATGTAATGAGATACTCCAGGAAAAATTGTCAAGCAGTACCACTTTGGTTAAGAAAGGGGCTATCTGTGGCTATAGTAATAAAGGAAAGGATTCTTGCCAG GGAGATTCTGGGGGACCCCTGGTCTGTGAATTTAATGAGACATGGATCCAGGTGGGGATTGTGAGCTGGGGCGTTGGCTGCGGTCGCAAAGGATTTCCTGGAGTTTATTCAGATGTTAGTTTCTACAGGGCGTGGCTCACTTCTCAGTTGAGTCAGGCTTCTTCTCTGGACGCAGTGGCCTTCTTCATCTTATGCCTGTGTCTGGTGCTGCCCCTGGGCATCCTGGTGACCCCGTGA